In the genome of Coxiella burnetii, the window AACAGCTTTTCGGTACATATTTTCCGCTCTTTCAACGATTGGGTTAATGACATTTTTGACGTGATCATTTAACTTACCCGATCCTGATAATGATGATATGCGTTGGTCAAGTTCGGTTATTAATTGTTTCATTGTTGCTGTTTCTGTTTCCTTTGCCGCCATTTCTCGCCTAGGGCTTACCGATTTCGCCGCTAGCTTATTTCTCAGCAGAATGGGTGTGGAAATAGGCTGAAGTGCTTGAATAGGCGCTATCGAAATTGGGGTTTGTATGTTGTCTGGACCAAACGGTGTTTGAAAAGTCACCGTTTCCATGACTGGGCGATGTAAGTGAAAGAAAGCATCGTGAGCAGTGTAGAAAGAATGCCCAAACCCGCTCCGGTAAACATCGTAGTTATATTTGCTGGCTTCATTAGAAAAACAACTGCAAGGGTTATAAGGATAACATTTAAAACAATGCTTCCCACTATAAGAAAAATCAATTTGAGCCGTCTCAGCCATAAGCTAGCTCCAGAAACTTTGTAATTGAGAAATTCTGTTTGGCCAAAACGCTCCGCTAGTGATGGCCTATAGGGCTTTATTTCTAATTGATTTTGTTCAATTTGTTCTTGATACTTCTTTGCTTCTTTTTCCTCATAAGGCTTTATACTCTCTGCTAATTCAGGGCACCATTGCTCAATTGATCTTAGCGTCCAATCAATAGCAATTTCATGCTGATATAAAATGCCGATATCTGTTTGACTTAAGTTGTTTTTTTGAAAGCCCAGAAATTTAGAAGATTGCATATGAAAGGTCAATTCGTTGAGGGCAGTGGAGAGTGTTTTCAAATTCCAATACCACTTTATTATTTCATTTATATCTTTTTCTAATTTTTCTCGGGCTTCGTTAGTAAGGTTAAGGGTATTGTGTACCTGATTTTTTGAAAAAATTGTCTGCTGTAAGATTGTCACCAATCCATTTAGACTCTGTACCTTAGAGTCCAGTCGACTGATTAATTGGCCTAGTTCGGTTTGTTCGCTGTTATTAGAAGCTATGATCGGTTTGGTTCTCATTTTTGTTACCTTTGGTTTATCTGGCAATACACTAACAGAATGATCTTAAGTCTTTATTAAATGAAAAAAATCTTTTTGAGGTGGGGTGAGTAAAAACTCCGAGTCTGAGCAAAAAGCGACAGTCTAAACAAATAAACTTAATTAAATATTAATTTTCCTGATCTCTTGAGATACTTAAAAAAATATTGCAAGCTTAAAAGGCATGAATGCGTGCATAGTAGTTAGTTGAGTCAATTTTTGACTCTCTTAAGGAGGAGAGAATGCCTTTTAAATTGGAGCGTTGGTTTGAAATGCAAAATAGTGGAGAAGTTACCCAAATAGGTTATTGTTGGGAAAACAGACCTTCCATTGGGGGATTATTTAATTTCTCACCTAAAACGAAAGAGGGGGTAGAGAAATTAGAAATAGATATGTCAGTAATAAAGGTGGAGGAGCCTACGGAAGGTAGTGTTGAAATTAATGGCCAATATTTTCGAGTAAAAGAAAAAAAACTAAAAAATTATAGGGAGCTTATCCAATATTTAGAGGAGGTTCGCACGCGCTGGCAATTTCTTAGAACAGAAGGGTTAACCTGTGAGAAGGTGAGAACTGTTTTAGAGTTTTTGAATGCAAAGAAGAACGGAGGCAAATATTCCTTTAAAGAGCTGTATAAAAAAGCGTTATCAGAGTTTAGAGATAGTCTTCAAGCGATTGGAGGACGCACATACCCTGGGGGGTAGCTTGGGGAACTGCTTAATAAAAATCGGTTGTCGGATTAATAAAACGTTTAAAAAAACCTATGAAAACGACAAAACGTTAGATCATCAACTTTTGAGCTCGTTGGGAGAAAGCTTAGGACCGTTAGCATAACTTTGTTACCCGAATTATTAAATTGTCATGAATACGTAAACGCAGATGCGATTGCAGAGAAAAAATTAAAATCGTCATGGGATATTGTAAATCAAACAACGTGGGATAAATTACATGAAAGATACGCACAAAAATGATGACCTCTCCGCGAAAATTGATTTAGGTGTTCGCCGTGGTGTTGCACAGGCACTGGCCAAACATAAAAAAGAAGGTCGCAGCATTTATGTGTGGCAAGATGGCAAAGTGGTGGAGATTCTTGCGAGCGAAATTAAGTATGATAAAAAATTGCTTAATGAAAAGGGATGTGATTAAAAGTGTAGGTTTTCAACAAGTAGCCCGTATGAGCGAAGCGAAATACGGGAAAACAACGATGTCGTCAATCGTCCCCGTATTTCGCTTCGCTCATACGGGCTACTTAGTTTTTTTTAGTTTTTCGCCGAGGTTAGATTCAAAAGACGCGCTCTCATGCTGCAATAACCATTGTTTAACTGCTAAAAGCTTTCCCTTCGTAGCGCTGCTATAACCGCCTAAATGCGTTGCTGCGACCACACGATGGCAGGGAATGATGATGGGGATAGGATTTTTACGGCAAGCGTTGCCGATGGGGCGGGCTCGTGTGTCTAGTTGTTCAGCTAATTGAGCGTAAGTCCGCGTTGTGCCCACTGGGATAGTTCGTAAGGCGTTTAATACCGTTTCTTGGAAAGGGGTGAGGCCAAGCGCGATGGGAATTTCGAAGGGAAATTCAGGGTCAGCGAAATAACACAGCAATTGTTCGACTGTTTCTTTGGCAAGGATGGTTTTGGGTTTTACGAGGATGCTGTCATCATAAAGATAATCAATACCGAGCAAATGATCGTCCGACGTGCGAACGCCGATTTTGCCCACCGGCGTTGAGACGGTGGCTTGATAACAAACAGCGTCCGACATACTAATTAAATTTTTTCTTTAATTTTTGCCTTGCGGCCGCGCAGATTACGCAAATAATAAAGCTTGGCCCGGCGAACATCCCCCCGGCGATTGACTTTGATCGAGGCGATAAGGGGGCTGTAAAGTTGGAAAACACGCTCTACGCCTTCGCCATGGGAGACTTTGCGAACGGTAAAGGATGAGTTTAAACCACGATGGCGGCGAGCAATCACAACGCCTTCAAAGGCTTGCAGCCGTTCACGGTTGCCTTCTTTTACTTTCACTTGCACGGTTACCGTATCGCCTGCGCGAAAGTCAGGGATTTCTTTACCCTGAGTTTGTTCTGTTTCAAGTAGCTGGATGATGTTATTCATGATGACTCCTCAAAAAATTCGTCAAGTAACCGCTGCTCATTTTCAGATAGGGAACGTCTTTTTATCAGATCTTGGCGCCTTTGCCAAGTCCTACCAAGCGATTGTTTGAGGCGCCAGCGCGAAATCGCTTCGTGATCGCCGCTGAGCAAAACAGAAGGGACCGGACGGTCAGCGATTTTTTCAGGGCGAGTGTAATGAGGATAGTCTAAAAGTCCGGCAGTAAATGAGTCTTGGGAGGCAGAATCTTTATGACCCAGGACCCCGGGAAGAAGGCGAGTCATGGCATCGATCAAAACCATGGCCGGTAATTCTCCTCCACTGAGGATATAATCGCCAATAGACCATTCTTCATCGACTTCAGCTTCAATCAAACGCTCGTCGATCCCTTCGTAACGACCGGCGAGTAGGATTAATGGGCTCGCGTGAATTTTTTCCCTTACGATTGCTTGTGTTAAAAGTTTCCCTTGAGGCGTGAGGTGAATTACCTTGGTATTTTCACCCAATTGCGCTTTTGCCGCTTTTAAAGCGAGAGCCAGCGGTTCAAATTTCATGACCATGCCTGGCCCACCGCCGTAAGGGCGATCATCCACGGTGCGGTGTGGATCGGTGGCGTAGTCGCGGGGGTTCCAACAGGAAAGGGTTAGCCGATCTTGTTTAAGCGCGCGCCCAATCACCCCCGATTTAAGGGCATCAAACATTTGAGGAAAAAGGGTAATGACACCAATAATGAGTTTCATATTAGAAGTCCGCGTCCCATTCAACGACAATGATTTTTTTCTCTAAGTCGATTGATTGAATGGTGTATGAAGTATAAGGAATTAGGCGTTCTCGTTCTTTGCTTCTTACGACAAGAACGTCGTTGGAACCTGTTTCAATCAGCGAATCCACCGTCCCGAGCTCGATTCCATGGGTATTCACGACCGCTAATCCAATTAAGTCCGTCCAGTAATAATCTCCTTCTTTTAGCGCTCCGAGAGCCCCACGCTCGATGGCAATTAGATCGTTAGTATAGTGTTTGGCGGTTTCGGGGTCATCAATGTTTTCTAATTTTACCACTAGGAAAGGTTCGTGTAATTTACCGGCTTGGAGTTTTAGAGGTTGCCACTCATTATTGTGCTGGATTTGCCAAGTTGGATGGTTCAGTAAGTTGTCAATTGGGTGGGTAAAAGAAACGACTTTTATCCAACCGCGCAGTCCGTAGGGACGGGCTAAGCGGCCGATGATGACTTTGTCGTTGGGTTTCAAGTAAATACCTGAGTTGCAATGGATTGCCTTATCTTTGTCATCCTGCCGCTTGTCCGCGGCGGGATGAGAGAGGCATTTTTATTCTTCTTTCCCTTCGGCAGCTTGAGATTCAGCGGGTGGTGCTTCTTTAGCTTCTTCCGCTTTGGGCTCTTCAGTCGCTACGGCTTTCTTTTGAGCTTTCGCTGCTTGTTCCGCTTGCAGACGTTTGAATTCGCCTTTGCGCATTCCGCCTTTTTGAGCTTCTTCAGGAGATTTTTCGAGTTTCTTGATCAGGTGCTTTACGCGCAAGGATGTTTGAGCGCCTTGGTTGAGCCAATGGCTAATACGCTCTTTTTCGAGTTGCAATCGGATATCCTGGCCCCGCGCCATTGGATTATAATAGCCCACACGCTCGATGAATCGACCATCACGCGGCTTGCGTCTATCAGCCACTACGATGTGATAGAACGGATTCTTTTTACTGCCCCCGCGGGCAAGACGAATAACTACCATGTGAGTACCTGTATTGGTTAAAGTGGGGTATTTTATGCGAAATTGGTGGGGACATGCAAGGGCTAGTCTTGTCCAACGCAAATGAGCCTGAAAATGGAATAAAAAGAGGCCATCTGAGTTAAGGTCGTTCAAACTGTAGGGGTTATGATCTACCTGGACGACGAGGTCTCGATAGCCCGAGTGGGGACATGCAACCTCGAGAGGGTTGATGAAAAAGAAAAACCCTACGAGTTCGTCACTACTTCATTTTGTCCTTTTGGCCCGTATTTCAAGTCCAAAATGAGGAGGTAAGGGTTGGAGTTAATAAACGGCTTTTGTTATTTTACAACTCTAATTTAACTCTCGAAAATGGAGTTTCAAACAATCTTTTGTTGTTTATTAACTCAATCTTTATGACAAGAATAAAAAAACTAGAAAGTTATCTAAATTGAATAGGGTAAAATTATATGTATTCACCAGCATGGCCTCATAGTGAAGTAAAGGAAATATTTCCTAACATTTTCTTTGTTACAGGTACAAATATAACACATCACGATAATACAGAACTTCAGCATAGCAGAAATATGATTATCATTCGTGATAATGGCAAACTTTCACTTATAAATACTGTGAGGCTGAATGATAAAGAGCTAGCTTTTCTTGATGCCCTAGGAGAAGTCAACAATGTGATTAGAATTGGAGCTTTTCATGGTAGAGACGATGCTTTTTACCTTGATCGTTATCATGCAAAATTGTGGGCATTAAAAGAAATGAGTCACGAGAATAATCGAGTGGCAGATGTTAAACTTATCCCAAATGGACAAATGCCAGTTCCTAATTGCTCGATATTTATTTTTGAAACCTCAAAATATCCAGAAGGAATATTACACATTGCTCAACAAAATGGAATTTTGATCACATGTGACAGTATAAAAAACTGGCTGGCCCCAGACACGTTTTTTAGCACTGAAACTGCAACATTATATCAAGAACAAGGTTTTTTTGGCGCTGCAAGCATATCAACTGTTTGGAAACAAGCATGTAACGTTAGTTCTTCAGATTTTGAGCGGCTTAAGACATTAAAATTTCGCCATCTTCTTAGCGCACATGGCGAACCTTTATTGAATAATGCTTATGAGCTTGTAGCTAAGACTATTAGAAAAGAATATGGAATTTAAGTAGCCCGTATGAGCGAAGCGAAATACGGGAAAACAATGATGTCGTCAATCGTCCCCGTATTTCGCTTCGCTCATACGGGCTACTTAGCGGACTACCGCTGGAAGCCGCGATTATTTCTTTTTTCTTCTTCCAGATAAGGTACGCCTTGTTCCCAAAAGTAATCGACGATAGGTTGAAAGTTGCGGGCGGCTGCAATGGCCAGAGGGATGCCGTATTCGGTCCGCTCTAAAGCAATAAAGGGATCTCTAGCGTATCCCTCAATTAATAGTTTTACAATTTCAAGCTTTCCTGATTCGCAGGTGGTGTATAGAAGGTTGGCCAATAGCTTTGAAGCAACTCGCCCACGCCGCTGTACTACCTTACCCAATAAAAGTTCTGCTATCTCTACGTGACCACGCTCACAAGCGAAATGGAGTGCTTGATACCCCTCTCTTGAGTCGACTACGAGAGGGTGTTCAATTAAAAGTTCCACAATATCTCGATAACCTTCCAAGGAAGCGATTTCGAGTGGTGTTTTATCTTCATATTTTTGATTGGGATCAATGTCCGTCCTTTGCAATATCCTTTCCATCTCACCGGGGGCATTATAGATACAAGCTTCAAATAGCCGCTGCATAGCTTCATCATTAATTTCACGCTGTCTCATTTCTTTCTCTACCTAATTAAACTTTATGCTAGATTCTATTGAAAACCATCGAAAACCACAAGATTAAAGCTTCATTTTGCTTATTCGATCGACTGGGTTATGCTAACGCAATGATTTGCAAGGAGGCCCAATAAATGCGCCGATTGTTCTTCGTTTTATTTCTTTATCTTTTTTTTGATGTCGCTTTAGCCGCGCCAGCTTTTCAGCTCATTGCGTTAGGCGTTCATGGCGGGTGGAGTGATGGTAATTTATCAACTTATTTCGCAGCCCCATTGGGAAGCGATCAATATGTGTCATTGGATGCGGGGACCTTAATTAACGGCGTCGAAAAGGCGATTGCGCAGGGCTCCTTTGCTCGTCTTGCCGTAAAAACGAAGGGGAATTTGCGAAATGCCATTGTTGAAAACCATATTCCTGTTTATCTCATTTCTCACGCTCATTTCGATCACATCATGGGGTTTGTGATTGCAGCACCGAATTTAAAAGAAAAGCAGCTCTTATTAGCTCGCGCGGAAACAATGCGTGCTGTTGAGAAATGTGTTCAATTGGCAGGTGTGGATTAATTCGGGAAATATCGGAGAAAAGCCGCGACTGGGATTTCAGCGTTTTGAAGAGCTGCCTTTACGACGATGGATTTCCCTTCCTCGAACCAAACTTGAAGTGAAAGCATTTCCGTTAAACCACGGAAAAGGCTATCCGTCCACCGCTTTTTTATTGAAGCATAAAAATGATTATTTACTGTATTTTGGTGATACGGGGGCGGACTCGATTGAACATGACAATAAAATTCAGCAAATATGGCGAGAAATTGCGCCGCTTATTCGTCGGCATCAATTACACGCTATTTTATTAGAATGTTCCTATACGAATGCGCAGCCGAACAATCAATTATTTGGTCATTTGAAACCGGAATTGTTTTTAATGGAATTGCACAAGCTGGCTGCGCAAGTGAGCCCACATACTTCAAATGCATTAAAGGGGCTTGTCGTTTTTGTTACACATATAAAGCCGAGTTTAACGATGCCGGATAACCAAGTGGCTAAAATTATTTTTCAGGAGTTGAAGAAGGGGAATAGCCTTGGCGTGCGGTTTATTTTGCCTCGGCAAGGGGAGCGATATGTGTTTTAACATTGTCTTGCGCGCGGGTGAGGAAGAATTATTTATCTCGCCATCCCGGAGGTAATTGATTTAATAGATCGCCTGGGATTTTTCCTTGCATCTGTTTAAATCTTTTCATCATTTTATCGCCTTTCATGCGCTTCATCATTTTTTGCATTTGGACGAACTGTTTTAGAAGCTTGTTGACGTCTTGCAATCCAGTGCCTGAGCCTTTGGAAATGCGCCGTTTGCGGGAACCGTTGATTAAAGCGGGGAATCGGCGTTCCTTAAGCGTCATTGATTGAATGATGGCTTGCATCTTCACTAATAATTTATCATCCAAGAAAGCCGAAGCGCCTTTGGGAAGCTGGCCCATGCCGGGTAATTTGCCGAGGAGAGATTGCATGCCGCCCATTTTTTTCATTTGCTGTAATTGAGCGAGGAAATCATCAAAATCAAAGCGATTGCCTTTTTGCAATTTCTTAGCGATTTTGGCTGCTTGTTTTTGATCGACTTTGCGTTGGGCCTCTTCAACCAGGCTGACGATATCGCCCATGCCTAAAATGCGAGAAGCCATTCGATTGGGATGGAAAGGTTCAAGTGCGTCAATTTTCTCACCAACGCCGACAAATTTAATCGGCTTTTGGGTGATCATGCGCATGGATAACGCCGCACCACCGCGCGTATCACCGTCTAATTTAGTTAAAATCACGCCCGTGAGAGGAAGTGTGTCGTTGAATGATTTCGCGACATTAGCGGCGTCTTGACCCATCATGCTGTCAACCACTAATAGTATTTCAGTAGGGGTGACGGCATCGCTAATGGCTTTCATTTCTTCCATCAACACATTATCGATATGTAAGCGGCCCGCCGTATCTAAAATTAAAACATCCATAAATTGCTTTTCAGCTTGCTTTAGAGCGGCTTTAGCAATTTCGACCGGCTTTTGATCAGCTTGTGTAGGGAAAAAAATAGCGTTGATTTGCGACGCTAAAGTTTCTAATTGTTGAATAGCAGCCGGACGATAAACGTCGGCGGAAGCGACCATGACAGATTTTTTCTGAATTTCGAGGAGCCACCGGGCTAACTTAGCGACGGTGGTGGTTTTACCAGACCCTTGAAGGCCGGCCATTACAATAACGATCGGAGGCTGAGCATTGAGATTAATTTCTACCAACTCATCGCCGAGCAAGTGCGTTAATTCATCTTGAACGACTTTTACAAGGGCCTCGCCGGGGCGCACGTTGCCGATGACTTCTTGTCCCAAAGCCTTTTCTCGGACATGCTCGATAAAATCCTTAACGACAGGAAGAGCAACGTCCGCTTCTATAAGCGCCGAACGAATATCGTGCAGCGTGGATTGGATATTCTCTTCAGTGAGCCGCCCCAGTCCGCGGAGTTTATTGATACTCGTTGTTAAGCGATTGGTTAGGTTGTTAAGCATAGGGGGGGAAGTATAGCAATATGTTATGCTTAGTTCTATGAATGTCATTACCTTATCGACAGTCAGTATTATCCTGTTGTGCTTTATATTAGCGCTCGTGTTTCCAGGCCGACAGGTCCTTGAAGCCGAGCCGAGTTCGTATGCGCTTGTTCATGTTTTATTGTCTATTGTAACCGCGGGCGTTTTGGGCGTGGCCGGGTTGCAAGCTATTTTGCTGGCCATTCAAGAGCGGCTGTTGCGTCATCGTCCTCATGGCGTCCTTATTCAGAAATTGCCGCCGCTGGTATCCATGGAAAAAATAGTTTTTAAAACCATTGCCGTCGGGTTTTTATTATTAAGCTTTTTATTGGCGTCGAGTATTTATTTTTTTCATGAAGAATTATGGGGCAATCCTTTTTTATGGCAGAAAGCTATTTTGGTAGTTTCTGCCTGGGTCATTTTCGCCCTACTGCTGATGGGCCGTCATTTTTGGGGATGGCGGGGGCGTAAAGCTATTTACGGCACCTTGTGCGGCGTATTACTATTAATCTTAGTCTATTTCGGCAGTAAATTATTATTGGAAGGTCTCCATTGACGGTAGATGTCGAATACCTCGGTATTTTGCTCGTTTTATTAATCTTTTTATCCGCCTTTTTTTCGGGCTCAGAAACCGGCATGATGGCGCTTAATCGCTATCGCTTACGTCATTTAGCACGGAAAGGGCATGTAAAAGCCCAGCGTGTGGTTACGCTTTTGAAGCGTCCCGATCGTTTATTGGGCGTCATTTTAATTGGAAATACGTTTGCAAACATATTGGCTTCTGCGGTTGCTACCGTGATCGCTGTCCATTATCTGGGTGATTTAGGGGTTATTATCTCGACGGTCATTTTAACTTTTCTCATTTTAGTATTTGCGGAAACAACGCCAAAAACATTAGCGGCTCTTTATCCGCAACGAGTAGCATTTCCTGCATCCTTGCCTTTGCAAATTCTATTACGCGTTTTTTATCCATTGGTGTGGTTAGTTAATACGATTGCGAATGCTTTTTTACGTATTTTTGGCGTAAAGGTCTCCGTACAAGGAACCGAAGTCGTAAGCGCGGAAGAGTTGCGCAGTATTGTTCGCGAGGTGATAGGGAAAGGTCTTTCCGGTTATCAACAGATGTTGTTGCGCGTTTTAAATTTAGGGCAGATGACGGTTGAGGATGTGATGGTGCCGCGCAACCGAATTCACGGTATTGATATTCGGGATGATTGGCATAAGATCGTCGAAGTGTTATTAACTTCGGAACACGATTATTTGCCAATTTATCGAGAAAATATTGATCGGGTCATTGGATTGCTAAACTTGCGTCGTGTAATGCAATTGTTATCCCAACAACAGTTAACGAAGGAGAAGCTCGTAAAAGTCGCAGAGGAAGTTTATTTTATTCCGGAAGTGACTTTATTAAATCAACAATTGCTCAATTTTCGGGAAAGAAATAAAACGGTCGGGTTGGTGGTGGATGAATATGGTGATATTGAAGGATTGGTGACGCTGCGTGACATTTTAGAGGAGGTCGTTGGTGAATTCGCGACGGGAATTGACGGGGCAACGAGCTTAGTTCAATTTCAAAAAGAGGGGAGTTATTTGATAGACGCGCGTATTAGCGTTCGTGATTTAAACCGCATTATGCAGTGGGATTTACCCATAAAAGGGCCGAAGACCTTAAGTGGGTTGATTATAGAAGATTTAGAAAGTATTCCCATCGTTGGAATTTGCATTCGTTTGTCAGGCTATCCTATGGAAATCGTGAAAGTGAGTAGAAATGCGGTTCGCTTAGTAAAGGTTTGGTCTAAATTTTAGGGTGTTTTTTCAGATGGATCGAGGGATGACATTCCTGGAATTGCTGATTGCTTTATCTCTGTTACTTATTTTTATTTCCCTTGCAGTGCCTGCTTGGCAGACATTTTTGGCCCAAGAGCGACTGGCAGCGTTGATTAATCGTTTAGCAGCGGCTATACATTTTGCTCGCAGTGAAGCCATTAAACGGCATAGTGTTGTGACGCTCTGCGGAAGTAGTGATGGCCAACGTTGTGATGGTCAATGGAGCAAGGGGCAAATAGTTCTTGCGAGTAGGGCAAAAGCGCCTCTTCGTTATTATGGAAAATACCCTCGTGACGATCATCTTATTTGGCGCAGCAGCTTAAAAAAGAATACTTACTTAAATTTCACCGGTGATGGGTTTACCGAAGGCCAACAGGGAACATTTTATCTTTGTCCGCCGCACAATAGAAAGCCAATGACGTGGAGTTTAGTAGTCACTCGCAGTGGTCGTTTGCGGGTGGAACGTGCTAAGGTATATTCTTTTTGTGAAACAAATTTTGAGTCCGTCATTCCCGCTTGCGCCGGAATGACGGAACTATAGAGTCAAATTAGATGCCGATAGTGAGGAGAATACAGTGCCGTTACGAATTATTTTATTAGGCTTGCCGGGAGCCGGTAAGGGCACTCAAGCAGATTTTATTGCGAAACATTTGGATATTCCAAAGATTTCGACGGGTGATATGTTGCGAGCCGCCGTTAAAGCCAAAACACCCTTGGGATTAGAAGTCAAAAAAATAATGGAAAGCGGAGGTCTTGTTTCGGATGAAATTATGATTGCTTTGGTAAAAGAACGAGTGAAGCTTCCGGATTGTCATAAGGGTTATTTACTGGATGGGTTCCCGCGAACGCTTGCGCAAGCGGATGCGCTGAATGCAGCAGCTATCAAAATCGACTTGGTGATTGAGATTGATGTGCCCGAAGAAGAAATTATTGAACGTATGACGGGACGGTTGATCCACCCTGCCTCGGGGCGGACGTACCATCGCCGTTACAATCCCCCAAAAGTGGCGGATAAGGATGATGTGACTGGCGAACCGTTGATTCAACGCGCAGACGATCGTGAAGAAACTGTTCGTCATCGTTTAGCGGTTTATCGAAAGCAGACAAGCCCGCTGAGTGATTACTATGCACAATGGGAAAAATCGGGTGATCCACAGGCACCAAAATATTTTCGTATTTCTGGTTTGGGAAGCATGGAAGAAGTGCGTGAGCGGATTT includes:
- a CDS encoding membrane protein — protein: MPDKPKVTKMRTKPIIASNNSEQTELGQLISRLDSKVQSLNGLVTILQQTIFSKNQVHNTLNLTNEAREKLEKDINEIIKWYWNLKTLSTALNELTFHMQSSKFLGFQKNNLSQTDIGILYQHEIAIDWTLRSIEQWCPELAESIKPYEEKEAKKYQEQIEQNQLEIKPYRPSLAERFGQTEFLNYKVSGASLWLRRLKLIFLIVGSIVLNVILITLAVVFLMKPANITTMFTGAGLGILSTLLTMLSFTYIAQSWKR
- a CDS encoding methylated-DNA--[protein]-cysteine S-methyltransferase, which produces MSDAVCYQATVSTPVGKIGVRTSDDHLLGIDYLYDDSILVKPKTILAKETVEQLLCYFADPEFPFEIPIALGLTPFQETVLNALRTIPVGTTRTYAQLAEQLDTRARPIGNACRKNPIPIIIPCHRVVAATHLGGYSSATKGKLLAVKQWLLQHESASFESNLGEKLKKTK
- the rplS gene encoding 50S ribosomal protein L19, whose protein sequence is MNNIIQLLETEQTQGKEIPDFRAGDTVTVQVKVKEGNRERLQAFEGVVIARRHRGLNSSFTVRKVSHGEGVERVFQLYSPLIASIKVNRRGDVRRAKLYYLRNLRGRKAKIKEKI
- the trmD gene encoding tRNA (guanosine(37)-N1)-methyltransferase TrmD; this encodes MKLIIGVITLFPQMFDALKSGVIGRALKQDRLTLSCWNPRDYATDPHRTVDDRPYGGGPGMVMKFEPLALALKAAKAQLGENTKVIHLTPQGKLLTQAIVREKIHASPLILLAGRYEGIDERLIEAEVDEEWSIGDYILSGGELPAMVLIDAMTRLLPGVLGHKDSASQDSFTAGLLDYPHYTRPEKIADRPVPSVLLSGDHEAISRWRLKQSLGRTWQRRQDLIKRRSLSENEQRLLDEFFEESS
- the rimM gene encoding ribosome maturation factor RimM (Essential for efficient processing of 16S rRNA), translating into MKPNDKVIIGRLARPYGLRGWIKVVSFTHPIDNLLNHPTWQIQHNNEWQPLKLQAGKLHEPFLVVKLENIDDPETAKHYTNDLIAIERGALGALKEGDYYWTDLIGLAVVNTHGIELGTVDSLIETGSNDVLVVRSKERERLIPYTSYTIQSIDLEKKIIVVEWDADF
- the rpsP gene encoding 30S ribosomal protein S16 translates to MVVIRLARGGSKKNPFYHIVVADRRKPRDGRFIERVGYYNPMARGQDIRLQLEKERISHWLNQGAQTSLRVKHLIKKLEKSPEEAQKGGMRKGEFKRLQAEQAAKAQKKAVATEEPKAEEAKEAPPAESQAAEGKEE
- the ankF gene encoding ankyrin repeat domain-containing T4SS effector AnkF, which codes for MRQREINDEAMQRLFEACIYNAPGEMERILQRTDIDPNQKYEDKTPLEIASLEGYRDIVELLIEHPLVVDSREGYQALHFACERGHVEIAELLLGKVVQRRGRVASKLLANLLYTTCESGKLEIVKLLIEGYARDPFIALERTEYGIPLAIAAARNFQPIVDYFWEQGVPYLEEEKRNNRGFQR
- a CDS encoding 3',5'-cyclic-nucleotide phosphodiesterase encodes the protein MLLRNVFNWQVWINSGNIGEKPRLGFQRFEELPLRRWISLPRTKLEVKAFPLNHGKGYPSTAFLLKHKNDYLLYFGDTGADSIEHDNKIQQIWREIAPLIRRHQLHAILLECSYTNAQPNNQLFGHLKPELFLMELHKLAAQVSPHTSNALKGLVVFVTHIKPSLTMPDNQVAKIIFQELKKGNSLGVRFILPRQGERYVF
- the ffh gene encoding signal recognition particle protein, with product MLNNLTNRLTTSINKLRGLGRLTEENIQSTLHDIRSALIEADVALPVVKDFIEHVREKALGQEVIGNVRPGEALVKVVQDELTHLLGDELVEINLNAQPPIVIVMAGLQGSGKTTTVAKLARWLLEIQKKSVMVASADVYRPAAIQQLETLASQINAIFFPTQADQKPVEIAKAALKQAEKQFMDVLILDTAGRLHIDNVLMEEMKAISDAVTPTEILLVVDSMMGQDAANVAKSFNDTLPLTGVILTKLDGDTRGGAALSMRMITQKPIKFVGVGEKIDALEPFHPNRMASRILGMGDIVSLVEEAQRKVDQKQAAKIAKKLQKGNRFDFDDFLAQLQQMKKMGGMQSLLGKLPGMGQLPKGASAFLDDKLLVKMQAIIQSMTLKERRFPALINGSRKRRISKGSGTGLQDVNKLLKQFVQMQKMMKRMKGDKMMKRFKQMQGKIPGDLLNQLPPGWRDK
- a CDS encoding cytochrome C assembly family protein — encoded protein: MLSSMNVITLSTVSIILLCFILALVFPGRQVLEAEPSSYALVHVLLSIVTAGVLGVAGLQAILLAIQERLLRHRPHGVLIQKLPPLVSMEKIVFKTIAVGFLLLSFLLASSIYFFHEELWGNPFLWQKAILVVSAWVIFALLLMGRHFWGWRGRKAIYGTLCGVLLLILVYFGSKLLLEGLH
- a CDS encoding HlyC/CorC family transporter, with the protein product MTVDVEYLGILLVLLIFLSAFFSGSETGMMALNRYRLRHLARKGHVKAQRVVTLLKRPDRLLGVILIGNTFANILASAVATVIAVHYLGDLGVIISTVILTFLILVFAETTPKTLAALYPQRVAFPASLPLQILLRVFYPLVWLVNTIANAFLRIFGVKVSVQGTEVVSAEELRSIVREVIGKGLSGYQQMLLRVLNLGQMTVEDVMVPRNRIHGIDIRDDWHKIVEVLLTSEHDYLPIYRENIDRVIGLLNLRRVMQLLSQQQLTKEKLVKVAEEVYFIPEVTLLNQQLLNFRERNKTVGLVVDEYGDIEGLVTLRDILEEVVGEFATGIDGATSLVQFQKEGSYLIDARISVRDLNRIMQWDLPIKGPKTLSGLIIEDLESIPIVGICIRLSGYPMEIVKVSRNAVRLVKVWSKF
- a CDS encoding GspH/FimT family protein, with translation MFFQMDRGMTFLELLIALSLLLIFISLAVPAWQTFLAQERLAALINRLAAAIHFARSEAIKRHSVVTLCGSSDGQRCDGQWSKGQIVLASRAKAPLRYYGKYPRDDHLIWRSSLKKNTYLNFTGDGFTEGQQGTFYLCPPHNRKPMTWSLVVTRSGRLRVERAKVYSFCETNFESVIPACAGMTEL